A window of the Equus asinus isolate D_3611 breed Donkey chromosome 20, EquAss-T2T_v2, whole genome shotgun sequence genome harbors these coding sequences:
- the LOC106847678 gene encoding zinc finger protein 77-like isoform X2: MDSLVFEDVAVNFTPEEWALLDGAQRKLYRDVMLETCRNLASVDCCTQVKTNGSSPQQDVFKNKIFSKEKIVMFTRSDPWSVFGENWAFHSIEDQCQTQESCLRSHLLESLHGCNEGDLCGETLKQITDLPVHERCPAGVKPGECTKCGKALRDCSLLKNQQRPHTGHKPHPCEECGRACSCVSCLSTHVETDIVEKPCKGRQDTGRASKRHVKCLRGKKSFECNECGKVYTCASSFWGHLRVHTGEKSHTCKVCGKAFIYYSYLTRHMRTHTGEKPYQCQECGKAFSRPSYFREHVRLHTGEKPYECEHCGKAFRWYSYLREHTRTHSGDKPYECRQCGKAFRYLKCLRGHMRKHTGEKPFVCNLCGKAFSCPKYCKKHVKTHSGVKPYECTECGKAFICSSSLREHVRMHSEEKPYECQHCGKAFKYLSSLRGHERTHSGEKPYECQDCGKAFRHLVSLRGHMRTHSEETPYVCQHCGKGFRHLGSLRAHVRTHTGEKLSI, translated from the exons ATG GACTCGCTGGTCTTTGAGGACGTGGCTGTGAACTTCACCCCGGAGGAGTGGGCTCTGCTGGATGGTGCTCAGAGGAAGCTCTACAGAGACGTGATGCTGGAGACCTGCAGGAACCTGGCCTCCGTGG ATTGTTGCACTCAAGTTAAAACCAACGGATCAAGTCCTCAGCAGGATGttttcaagaataaaatattcagtaaagagAAAATAGTAATGTTCACAAGAAGTGATCCCTGGTCTGTTTTTGGAGAAAACTGGGCATTTCATAGCATTGAAGATCAGTGCCAAACCCAGGAGAGTTGTTTGAG GAGCCATTTGCTGGAGAGTCTCCATGGATGTAATGAAGGTGATCTGTGTGGAGAAACCCTAAAGCAGATTACAGACCTTCCTGTGCATGAGAGGTGTCCAGCTGGAGTTAAACCTGGTGAATGCACGAAGTGTGGAAAAGCCCTCAGGGATTGTTCTCTCCTTAAGAATCAGCAAAGACCTCACACTGGACACAAACCTCATCCATGTGAGGAATGTGGGCGGGCCTGCAGTTGTGTCTCGTGCCTAAGCACTCATGTGGAAACAGACATTGTAGAGAAGCCCTGTAAAGGACGTCAGGATACTGGGAGAGCATCTAAGAGACATGTGAAGTGTCTCCGTGGTAAAAAATCTTTCgagtgtaatgaatgtgggaaagtttacacttgtgcctcatctttCTGGGGACATCtgagagttcacactggagaaaaaagCCACACATGTAAAgtgtgtgggaaagcctttatttattACTCCTACCTGACACGACACATGAGAAcgcacactggagagaaaccctatcaATGTCAggagtgtgggaaggccttcagtcGCCCCTCATACTTTAGAGAGCATGTGCGACtgcacactggagagaagccctatgagtGTGAGCACTGCGGGAAAGCTTTCCGTTGGTACTCATACCTTCGAGAACACACAAGAACGCACAGTGGAGACAAACCCTATGAATGCAGGcagtgtgggaaggccttcaggtATCTCAAATGCCTGCGAGGACACATGAGAAagcacactggagagaaacctttcGTCTGTAATCTATGCGGGAAAGCCTTCAGTTGTCCTAAATACTGTAAAAAACACGTGAAAACGCACAGTGGAgtgaaaccctatgaatgtacggaatgtgggaaagccttcatttGTTCCTCATCCCTTCGAGAGCATGTGAGAATGCACAGTGAGGAGAAGCCTTATGAGTGTCAGCATTGTGGGAAAGCCTTTAAGTACCTCTCGTCCCTGCGAGGACATGAGCGAACACACAGTGgggagaagccctatgaatgtcAGGactgtgggaaagctttcaggCATCTTGTCTCTCTGCGAGGACACATGAGAACGCACAGTGAGGAGACACCCTATGTGTGTCAGCACTGTGGGAAAGGTTTCCGTCACCTTGGGTCCCTGCGCGCACATGTAAGAacacacactggagagaaactctcaatataa
- the LOC106847678 gene encoding zinc finger protein 77-like isoform X4 has product MFTRSDPWSVFGENWAFHSIEDQCQTQESCLRSHLLESLHGCNEGDLCGETLKQITDLPVHERCPAGVKPGECTKCGKALRDCSLLKNQQRPHTGHKPHPCEECGRACSCVSCLSTHVETDIVEKPCKGRQDTGRASKRHVKCLRGKKSFECNECGKVYTCASSFWGHLRVHTGEKSHTCKVCGKAFIYYSYLTRHMRTHTGEKPYQCQECGKAFSRPSYFREHVRLHTGEKPYECEHCGKAFRWYSYLREHTRTHSGDKPYECRQCGKAFRYLKCLRGHMRKHTGEKPFVCNLCGKAFSCPKYCKKHVKTHSGVKPYECTECGKAFICSSSLREHVRMHSEEKPYECQHCGKAFKYLSSLRGHERTHSGEKPYECQDCGKAFRHLVSLRGHMRTHSEETPYVCQHCGKGFRHLGSLRAHVRTHTGEKLSI; this is encoded by the exons ATGTTCACAAGAAGTGATCCCTGGTCTGTTTTTGGAGAAAACTGGGCATTTCATAGCATTGAAGATCAGTGCCAAACCCAGGAGAGTTGTTTGAG GAGCCATTTGCTGGAGAGTCTCCATGGATGTAATGAAGGTGATCTGTGTGGAGAAACCCTAAAGCAGATTACAGACCTTCCTGTGCATGAGAGGTGTCCAGCTGGAGTTAAACCTGGTGAATGCACGAAGTGTGGAAAAGCCCTCAGGGATTGTTCTCTCCTTAAGAATCAGCAAAGACCTCACACTGGACACAAACCTCATCCATGTGAGGAATGTGGGCGGGCCTGCAGTTGTGTCTCGTGCCTAAGCACTCATGTGGAAACAGACATTGTAGAGAAGCCCTGTAAAGGACGTCAGGATACTGGGAGAGCATCTAAGAGACATGTGAAGTGTCTCCGTGGTAAAAAATCTTTCgagtgtaatgaatgtgggaaagtttacacttgtgcctcatctttCTGGGGACATCtgagagttcacactggagaaaaaagCCACACATGTAAAgtgtgtgggaaagcctttatttattACTCCTACCTGACACGACACATGAGAAcgcacactggagagaaaccctatcaATGTCAggagtgtgggaaggccttcagtcGCCCCTCATACTTTAGAGAGCATGTGCGACtgcacactggagagaagccctatgagtGTGAGCACTGCGGGAAAGCTTTCCGTTGGTACTCATACCTTCGAGAACACACAAGAACGCACAGTGGAGACAAACCCTATGAATGCAGGcagtgtgggaaggccttcaggtATCTCAAATGCCTGCGAGGACACATGAGAAagcacactggagagaaacctttcGTCTGTAATCTATGCGGGAAAGCCTTCAGTTGTCCTAAATACTGTAAAAAACACGTGAAAACGCACAGTGGAgtgaaaccctatgaatgtacggaatgtgggaaagccttcatttGTTCCTCATCCCTTCGAGAGCATGTGAGAATGCACAGTGAGGAGAAGCCTTATGAGTGTCAGCATTGTGGGAAAGCCTTTAAGTACCTCTCGTCCCTGCGAGGACATGAGCGAACACACAGTGgggagaagccctatgaatgtcAGGactgtgggaaagctttcaggCATCTTGTCTCTCTGCGAGGACACATGAGAACGCACAGTGAGGAGACACCCTATGTGTGTCAGCACTGTGGGAAAGGTTTCCGTCACCTTGGGTCCCTGCGCGCACATGTAAGAacacacactggagagaaactctcaatataa
- the LOC106847678 gene encoding zinc finger protein 77-like isoform X3, translated as MLETCRNLASVDCCTQVKTNGSSPQQDVFKNKIFSKEKIVMFTRSDPWSVFGENWAFHSIEDQCQTQESCLRSHLLESLHGCNEGDLCGETLKQITDLPVHERCPAGVKPGECTKCGKALRDCSLLKNQQRPHTGHKPHPCEECGRACSCVSCLSTHVETDIVEKPCKGRQDTGRASKRHVKCLRGKKSFECNECGKVYTCASSFWGHLRVHTGEKSHTCKVCGKAFIYYSYLTRHMRTHTGEKPYQCQECGKAFSRPSYFREHVRLHTGEKPYECEHCGKAFRWYSYLREHTRTHSGDKPYECRQCGKAFRYLKCLRGHMRKHTGEKPFVCNLCGKAFSCPKYCKKHVKTHSGVKPYECTECGKAFICSSSLREHVRMHSEEKPYECQHCGKAFKYLSSLRGHERTHSGEKPYECQDCGKAFRHLVSLRGHMRTHSEETPYVCQHCGKGFRHLGSLRAHVRTHTGEKLSI; from the exons ATGCTGGAGACCTGCAGGAACCTGGCCTCCGTGG ATTGTTGCACTCAAGTTAAAACCAACGGATCAAGTCCTCAGCAGGATGttttcaagaataaaatattcagtaaagagAAAATAGTAATGTTCACAAGAAGTGATCCCTGGTCTGTTTTTGGAGAAAACTGGGCATTTCATAGCATTGAAGATCAGTGCCAAACCCAGGAGAGTTGTTTGAG GAGCCATTTGCTGGAGAGTCTCCATGGATGTAATGAAGGTGATCTGTGTGGAGAAACCCTAAAGCAGATTACAGACCTTCCTGTGCATGAGAGGTGTCCAGCTGGAGTTAAACCTGGTGAATGCACGAAGTGTGGAAAAGCCCTCAGGGATTGTTCTCTCCTTAAGAATCAGCAAAGACCTCACACTGGACACAAACCTCATCCATGTGAGGAATGTGGGCGGGCCTGCAGTTGTGTCTCGTGCCTAAGCACTCATGTGGAAACAGACATTGTAGAGAAGCCCTGTAAAGGACGTCAGGATACTGGGAGAGCATCTAAGAGACATGTGAAGTGTCTCCGTGGTAAAAAATCTTTCgagtgtaatgaatgtgggaaagtttacacttgtgcctcatctttCTGGGGACATCtgagagttcacactggagaaaaaagCCACACATGTAAAgtgtgtgggaaagcctttatttattACTCCTACCTGACACGACACATGAGAAcgcacactggagagaaaccctatcaATGTCAggagtgtgggaaggccttcagtcGCCCCTCATACTTTAGAGAGCATGTGCGACtgcacactggagagaagccctatgagtGTGAGCACTGCGGGAAAGCTTTCCGTTGGTACTCATACCTTCGAGAACACACAAGAACGCACAGTGGAGACAAACCCTATGAATGCAGGcagtgtgggaaggccttcaggtATCTCAAATGCCTGCGAGGACACATGAGAAagcacactggagagaaacctttcGTCTGTAATCTATGCGGGAAAGCCTTCAGTTGTCCTAAATACTGTAAAAAACACGTGAAAACGCACAGTGGAgtgaaaccctatgaatgtacggaatgtgggaaagccttcatttGTTCCTCATCCCTTCGAGAGCATGTGAGAATGCACAGTGAGGAGAAGCCTTATGAGTGTCAGCATTGTGGGAAAGCCTTTAAGTACCTCTCGTCCCTGCGAGGACATGAGCGAACACACAGTGgggagaagccctatgaatgtcAGGactgtgggaaagctttcaggCATCTTGTCTCTCTGCGAGGACACATGAGAACGCACAGTGAGGAGACACCCTATGTGTGTCAGCACTGTGGGAAAGGTTTCCGTCACCTTGGGTCCCTGCGCGCACATGTAAGAacacacactggagagaaactctcaatataa